The following are encoded together in the Nitrospirota bacterium genome:
- a CDS encoding tetratricopeptide repeat protein, translating to MPKAIKKRVTKKTTLQEEEVKGIVSHAMDFVREKKKTFILISSVVGAVLAAYIIVMFYTASLANKAYALEKEAFNYYYGINLKSPVQEDERLKKALELYQQSLKVKSTPVALFYLGNCYYKLNDYANAVKSYASFIDKYPGEEGMLPLVYQKLASSHVNNGKADDALKTLQVLEKFKNGVFKDTALIQQARLHETLGKPEDAKKKYEELIKEFPGSVWSAEARSKIGAGLPKEEKPATSAR from the coding sequence ATGCCAAAGGCAATTAAAAAGCGAGTCACAAAAAAAACAACGCTTCAGGAAGAAGAGGTAAAGGGTATTGTCAGTCATGCAATGGATTTTGTCAGGGAAAAAAAGAAAACCTTTATCTTAATTTCATCTGTCGTCGGAGCTGTCCTTGCCGCATATATTATTGTTATGTTTTATACCGCATCACTGGCTAATAAGGCATATGCGCTTGAAAAGGAGGCGTTTAATTATTATTACGGCATTAATTTAAAATCCCCTGTGCAGGAGGACGAACGCCTGAAAAAGGCGCTGGAGCTTTACCAGCAGTCGCTCAAGGTTAAATCAACGCCTGTTGCGCTGTTTTATCTGGGCAACTGCTACTATAAACTCAATGACTACGCCAATGCGGTAAAGTCCTACGCTTCATTTATTGACAAATACCCCGGTGAAGAAGGCATGCTCCCGCTTGTTTATCAGAAGCTTGCGTCTTCGCATGTTAATAACGGCAAGGCCGACGATGCGTTAAAAACGCTGCAGGTTCTTGAAAAATTTAAAAACGGAGTGTTTAAGGATACTGCATTAATTCAGCAGGCGCGGCTTCATGAGACGCTCGGGAAACCGGAAGATGCAAAGAAAAAATATGAGGAGCTTATCAAGGAATTTCCCGGTTCAGTATGGAGCGCTGAAGCCAGGTCAAAAATTGGAGCCGGTTTGCCGAAGGAAGAGAAGCCGGCAACTTCTGCCCGTTAG
- a CDS encoding transglycosylase SLT domain-containing protein, with product MCKRLILYISLVCIIVVFTSPSYSQDKAEHTGTANNHSASTVNHRIDFSSEYSLAQSLLQKESPAQVIEEKPVTALSLPDASAPVTPSGTASDGISDAIPVLKALPDTLKDARKAEVATLYENYGFNKSVERSLNYYSKKIKEKFNVVLGRSGRYLSMITEIFKEKNLPQELVFLPLIESGFNMYAYSPARASGLWQFIAGTGKRYGLKIDWWVDERRDPIKATIAAADYLSDLYGMFGSWNLALAAYNAGEWRIVKAIDKTKTDNFWALRETRHIKKETKDYVPFYIAATAIAKDPEGFGFENVSYNEPMAYDEVIINSPMDIEAIARYAETDEKEIRDLNPELKRWCTPPNVSNYTVRVPAGTREKFLAGISNAEDNSFSIERYTVKKGDTLKKIASRFSISTDAVTELNSLDRNSRLAAGTTILVPPKSAASLTKDTEVSNKKKSSTKSRKASKKRRNYLVTSAEKKGKTS from the coding sequence ATGTGTAAAAGACTAATACTATATATTAGTCTCGTGTGTATTATTGTTGTTTTCACGTCACCTTCTTATTCACAGGATAAGGCTGAACACACGGGTACGGCAAATAATCATTCTGCATCAACGGTTAACCACAGGATAGATTTCTCATCCGAATATTCACTGGCCCAGAGCCTGCTTCAGAAAGAGTCTCCTGCACAGGTCATTGAGGAAAAACCTGTGACTGCACTCTCTTTACCTGATGCCTCTGCCCCTGTAACACCGTCCGGCACAGCTTCAGACGGCATCTCAGACGCCATCCCGGTATTAAAGGCGCTTCCTGATACGCTAAAAGATGCAAGGAAGGCGGAAGTTGCGACCCTTTATGAAAATTATGGATTCAACAAGTCGGTTGAACGAAGCCTTAACTACTATTCCAAGAAGATAAAGGAAAAATTCAACGTGGTTCTGGGCCGTTCCGGAAGATACCTTTCAATGATAACGGAAATTTTCAAAGAGAAAAACCTCCCGCAGGAACTCGTCTTTCTCCCGCTGATTGAAAGCGGTTTTAATATGTACGCCTATTCGCCGGCAAGGGCTTCAGGCTTATGGCAGTTTATTGCAGGAACCGGCAAAAGATACGGGTTAAAGATAGACTGGTGGGTGGATGAGAGGCGGGACCCGATTAAGGCAACTATAGCCGCTGCCGATTATCTGAGTGATCTTTATGGAATGTTCGGCTCGTGGAATCTTGCGCTGGCTGCGTATAATGCAGGCGAATGGAGGATAGTCAAGGCTATTGATAAGACAAAGACCGACAATTTTTGGGCCTTGAGGGAAACAAGGCATATAAAAAAGGAGACAAAAGACTATGTGCCTTTTTACATAGCAGCCACAGCAATTGCAAAAGACCCGGAGGGTTTTGGCTTTGAGAATGTAAGTTATAATGAGCCGATGGCATACGATGAAGTTATCATCAACTCTCCGATGGATATAGAGGCCATAGCCCGTTATGCAGAGACTGATGAGAAGGAAATCAGGGATCTTAACCCGGAACTTAAGCGCTGGTGCACCCCCCCGAATGTCTCAAACTACACTGTAAGGGTCCCTGCCGGCACAAGGGAGAAATTTTTAGCCGGCATTTCCAATGCAGAAGACAACAGCTTTTCCATTGAGCGCTACACTGTTAAAAAAGGAGATACCCTAAAGAAAATAGCATCCCGTTTCAGTATATCCACTGATGCCGTTACTGAATTAAACTCCCTTGACAGAAACTCACGGTTGGCGGCAGGCACGACTATTTTAGTGCCTCCCAAAAGCGCTGCCTCTCTAACAAAAGACACGGAAGTCTCAAACAAGAAAAAATCTTCCACGAAATCCAGGAAGGCATCCAAAAAGAGAAGAAACTATCTCGTGACCTCTGCAGAAAAGAAAGGCAAGACGTCCTGA
- a CDS encoding transposase, producing MARKPRVEYEGAFYHVITRGNQRQNTFKDKEDFLKYLKILSRYKSQYKYFLYAFVLMNNHVHLLIETQKTPLSKALQGINQSYTIYFNRKYMTEGHLFQGRYKAILCDRDEYLLSLVKYIHLNPVRANVVKTPDEYLWSSHGSYIKSGKGIVDEEQVLRMFSEDNTKARKLYRSFINADLAVKKEDVYRTIDQRIMGNEEFAEKILDKYNEEPGQTRRQKEYTLSEIAGGIEKAYGIILKQIRSKAKDRDISLGRKLISLVAKEYGYAGREVAKYIQKDPAMVTRYLKEKDDLKGEVEKTIKTVRGEQ from the coding sequence ATGGCAAGAAAACCGAGGGTAGAGTATGAGGGTGCATTTTATCACGTAATAACCAGAGGGAATCAGAGACAAAATACATTCAAAGACAAAGAAGACTTTTTAAAATATCTTAAGATACTTTCCAGATACAAAAGCCAATATAAATATTTTCTTTATGCGTTTGTTCTTATGAATAACCATGTGCATCTATTGATTGAGACACAGAAAACTCCTCTATCCAAGGCACTTCAGGGAATCAATCAGAGTTACACAATATACTTCAACAGAAAATACATGACAGAAGGGCATTTATTTCAGGGCAGATACAAAGCAATACTGTGCGACAGAGATGAGTACTTACTGTCTCTTGTCAAATACATACATCTTAACCCTGTAAGAGCCAATGTAGTTAAAACACCTGACGAATATCTATGGAGCAGTCATGGGAGCTATATCAAAAGTGGAAAAGGCATAGTTGATGAAGAACAGGTTTTAAGGATGTTTTCAGAAGACAATACAAAAGCAAGAAAGCTTTATCGTTCATTTATAAATGCTGACTTAGCAGTTAAAAAAGAAGATGTATACCGTACAATTGATCAGAGGATAATGGGGAATGAAGAATTTGCAGAAAAAATATTGGATAAATATAATGAAGAACCGGGGCAGACAAGAAGACAAAAAGAATACACATTATCTGAGATAGCCGGAGGGATAGAGAAGGCTTATGGGATTATACTCAAGCAGATTCGAAGCAAGGCTAAGGATAGGGACATTTCTTTAGGGAGAAAACTGATTAGTCTTGTAGCAAAAGAGTATGGATATGCAGGCAGAGAGGTTGCCAAATATATACAGAAGGATCCGGCTATGGTTACGCGGTACTTAAAAGAGAAAGATGACTTAAAAGGGGAAGTGGAAAAAACAATTAAAACGGTGCGGGGTGAACAATAA
- a CDS encoding DUF2778 domain-containing protein gives MRYFITIILFCILTLVSVMVNPSSVFACAWYAGADGTTNTVVSSGPQPGFQGLFPTCAGDPVDVATGSCTYTVTDLFVPSPGIPVAITRVFNNLDLKVGSMGWNWRFSLDMRIIFVSNYSGDITHAVIINPNGRRDTYTKGTDNTFSPPSGIYNSLTLNADGTSTLKTIDNLTYTLNQGGRLKETADLNLNKLTINYTDNSPTAEITTIVDSVNRTYNFTYENGKIKTITDPVLRTVTYTYNGDLLTHVTNPVNETIEYSYDPSTYYLLTIKNPAGVIYLTNTYDTQGRVLAQNHAGKLYEFTYDNGYTTVREQGLYTSIYYFNTTYGFITQYRDPFNKWATYTWDIATKQLMSVTDPLGNVTSYTYYPDGKIWTITQTISATESKTTTFEYYDQQYFGKLKKITDPETNVTTFTYTNDGKANLYSIEDYLGNITYFEDYNLQGQFRRIKDANEKYTYITYDIHGYLESIKDPLNRITYFTHDIVGNRTQVKDALTRTTDYVYENYTRLKEVTDALNHKTIFDYNANGNIAKVTDAKLHDTYFEYNSINQLTTIKDYFLNTKATYTYDSRHNLEQITNTSGRKIVYTYDALNKIKTKTLYKENGIDVDDLVNYTYDDSGRLTNINNSSANLTLGYDKAHRLTSATTSGAMPGTTISYEYYKNDIRKMMTDAGGVSNYSLRTAINPIETITTPYMGTYTFSYDALNRRQNMTMGNGIAATYSYDDASQLGSFVFKDGAGTVTSNEYPLYDDVSNVKTEVDLSGTHSYNYDELYRLITATHPAGNPNEFFNYDFVGNRTDSHLSSSYTTNELNRLTEDNSFIYGYDTDGNITSKQNKTTNETTYFYYDAENKLVQVDKYNSTPTLISSVSYSYDGFGRRIKKNVNSTVTYYIYDNEDIRFETDAVGTITAEYTHGHGIDEPLAMRRSGANYYYHTNGLGSITALTDSTKAVVQSYVYDSFGQIISQTGTITNPYTFTGREYDAETGMYYYRARYYDATIGRFISEDPVGFAGGDVNLYAYVGNNPVNFVDPFGLYDCTYSISSHTMTCTPTNTAVGAPFNSGNYVSGNNTGLSGPLTAQNNPAFSGVPFQGPIPPGNYTIGPQRPNSSRRNLIPDPTNNMQDRNNFQIHGCGNPNTCSQGCIAATTNVTRDRLNSLLSQEEGNNILHVVP, from the coding sequence ATGAGATATTTTATTACCATAATTTTATTCTGTATTTTAACCCTTGTGTCAGTCATGGTAAATCCTTCCTCTGTCTTTGCCTGTGCATGGTATGCAGGTGCAGATGGGACAACAAATACAGTTGTGAGCTCAGGACCACAACCCGGTTTCCAGGGATTATTTCCAACATGCGCCGGCGACCCTGTGGATGTGGCAACAGGAAGTTGCACTTATACTGTAACAGACCTTTTTGTTCCCTCTCCAGGTATCCCAGTGGCAATTACAAGGGTTTTCAACAACCTTGACCTCAAAGTTGGCTCAATGGGATGGAACTGGAGATTTTCATTGGATATGAGAATTATTTTTGTAAGCAATTACTCCGGAGACATAACTCATGCAGTTATCATAAACCCAAATGGAAGGCGTGATACTTACACTAAAGGCACAGATAATACATTTAGCCCGCCATCAGGTATTTACAACTCCCTTACCTTGAATGCGGATGGCACTTCTACATTGAAGACAATAGATAATCTTACATATACCCTTAATCAAGGCGGAAGACTTAAAGAGACAGCCGATTTAAATTTAAACAAGCTTACGATAAATTACACAGACAACTCTCCAACAGCAGAGATTACAACGATTGTGGATTCTGTTAATAGAACCTACAACTTTACTTATGAAAACGGTAAGATAAAAACAATCACAGACCCTGTCTTGAGGACAGTAACTTACACATACAATGGTGATCTACTCACCCATGTTACAAACCCTGTTAATGAGACAATAGAATATAGTTATGACCCATCAACTTATTATCTTTTAACAATCAAAAACCCTGCAGGCGTTATTTATCTTACTAACACTTATGACACACAAGGCAGGGTGTTAGCTCAGAACCATGCGGGGAAATTATATGAGTTTACTTATGATAATGGTTATACAACAGTCAGAGAACAAGGACTATACACCTCTATCTATTACTTTAACACCACTTATGGCTTTATAACCCAATACAGAGACCCTTTTAATAAATGGGCTACTTACACATGGGATATAGCTACAAAACAACTCATGAGTGTTACAGACCCTCTTGGGAATGTAACAAGCTATACATATTATCCTGACGGCAAAATCTGGACAATTACACAAACAATCTCAGCTACAGAATCAAAGACTACAACTTTTGAGTATTATGACCAGCAGTATTTTGGCAAGCTCAAAAAAATAACAGATCCCGAAACCAATGTAACAACTTTTACCTATACAAATGATGGGAAGGCAAATTTATACAGCATTGAAGACTACCTCGGCAATATTACTTATTTTGAAGACTACAACTTACAGGGGCAGTTTAGAAGAATAAAAGATGCCAATGAAAAATATACATATATAACCTATGATATACACGGCTATTTAGAATCAATAAAAGACCCTCTAAATAGGATAACCTATTTCACCCATGACATTGTGGGCAACAGGACTCAGGTAAAAGATGCGCTTACCCGTACAACAGATTATGTTTATGAGAACTACACGAGACTAAAGGAGGTCACTGATGCGCTAAATCATAAAACAATTTTTGATTATAATGCTAACGGCAATATTGCAAAGGTTACAGATGCAAAATTGCATGATACCTATTTTGAATACAATTCAATAAACCAACTCACAACCATTAAAGACTATTTCTTAAACACAAAGGCAACATACACTTATGATAGTCGCCATAACCTTGAGCAGATAACAAATACAAGTGGCAGAAAAATAGTTTATACATACGATGCTTTAAATAAAATTAAAACAAAGACGTTATATAAAGAAAACGGGATTGATGTTGATGATTTAGTAAATTACACCTATGATGATTCAGGAAGGCTTACAAACATAAACAATTCATCTGCAAATCTTACATTAGGCTATGACAAAGCCCACAGGCTTACATCAGCAACAACAAGCGGCGCAATGCCGGGAACAACCATATCCTACGAATATTATAAAAACGATATACGAAAAATGATGACAGATGCAGGCGGGGTTTCAAATTATTCCCTGCGTACTGCAATAAATCCAATTGAGACTATTACAACGCCATATATGGGGACTTACACATTTAGTTATGATGCTCTGAACAGAAGGCAGAATATGACAATGGGCAATGGGATAGCTGCAACATACAGCTATGACGATGCATCACAGCTTGGCAGTTTTGTATTTAAAGACGGCGCTGGCACAGTAACATCAAATGAATACCCACTTTACGATGATGTCAGCAATGTCAAAACAGAGGTAGACCTATCTGGTACGCACAGCTATAATTATGATGAGCTTTACAGGCTTATAACTGCAACGCATCCTGCAGGAAATCCCAATGAGTTTTTTAATTATGACTTTGTGGGCAATAGGACTGATAGTCATCTTTCAAGCTCTTATACAACCAATGAACTAAACAGATTAACGGAAGATAATAGCTTTATTTATGGTTATGATACAGATGGGAATATTACAAGCAAACAGAACAAGACTACAAATGAAACAACATATTTCTATTACGATGCAGAGAATAAGCTTGTGCAGGTTGATAAGTATAATTCAACTCCAACTTTAATCTCGTCTGTATCTTATTCATATGACGGATTCGGGAGACGTATTAAGAAGAACGTTAATAGTACCGTTACATATTACATTTACGACAATGAAGATATAAGATTTGAGACTGATGCTGTAGGGACAATTACTGCCGAATATACTCATGGGCATGGGATAGACGAACCATTGGCTATGCGTAGAAGCGGGGCAAACTATTATTATCACACTAATGGATTAGGCTCAATTACCGCTTTAACAGACTCTACAAAGGCAGTTGTGCAGTCTTATGTCTACGATTCTTTTGGCCAGATTATCTCACAAACAGGCACAATCACAAATCCATATACCTTTACAGGCAGAGAATACGATGCCGAAACAGGAATGTATTATTACAGGGCAAGATATTATGACGCCACAATTGGAAGATTTATAAGCGAAGACCCTGTTGGCTTTGCAGGGGGTGATGTGAACCTGTATGCGTATGTCGGAAATAATCCTGTGAACTTTGTGGATCCGTTCGGGTTGTATGATTGCACATATTCTATAAGCAGCCATACAATGACATGCACGCCTACAAATACGGCTGTCGGTGCCCCATTTAATAGCGGCAATTATGTTTCTGGAAATAACACAGGTCTTTCTGGTCCTCTAACTGCGCAAAATAACCCTGCTTTTAGTGGCGTTCCCTTTCAGGGGCCAATACCTCCGGGTAATTATACTATTGGTCCTCAGCGACCTAATTCGAGTCGAAGGAATCTGATTCCTGATCCCACTAATAATATGCAAGACAGGAATAACTTCCAGATTCATGGGTGCGGGAATCCAAATACTTGTTCTCAGGGGTGTATTGCTGCAACCACAAACGTGACGCGTGATAGGTTGAATTCTCTTTTGTCACAGGAAGAAGGTAACAATATCCTGCATGTTGTACCGTAG
- a CDS encoding right-handed parallel beta-helix repeat-containing protein — TATIPIVVTSNKVTPAAGDWLGIRFYNHATSESILDYVTVDYGGSPYANIYINNSSPTIKNSIIRYSPARGIYSVGDSALILLNSTLSNNGTDGVYMVSTGDLTITGSTISNNGGYGVYVVGGGNRSISFSTIKDNTNYAMYSESPILKVNHCNITGNGNGIYSLAGLVADTRSNWWGSSIGPGTLVSSGVNFEPWLGTTYTHPFYNKDLSATLQEFSPLNNSVGYTFSISENSTWNFYIKNSVGTIIRTFSGSGTSGAVTWDGKDNNGVIVSDGTYTYQLSSTSIGDSSQSAPFIGDVVVKEGLPKAEITFPVNGQFITGTTALNIQGMATDTDFNNYKVEYGFGTSPTTWTLIINSANPVDPAGTLAIWDTSNLSGTYYTIRLSVTDSAGNTATASVEVKLFNIYTTWISNPYFSPNEDGSKDTTTIGALMNYSSNWTVDIKNSGGTVIRTLAGIGTSISAIWDGKDTAGVVQPEGEYSYTITAIEITSGTTTTKESASNITIDLTPPIAQITYPIADQEVYETVTITGTASDANNEYHNLYYGTGTNPSSYTLIASFTVNVTNGILWPWNTHTLTNGIYILKLLVMDKAGNNVAVLIPVTVNNADVSNFAASVSFNPSSNQSSAIGYTLARGGSVTIRVGTYAASFRTLIENVKRPAGENTDYWDGRNSLGDLLPAGSYLITINSATDPEPMPVTAPRIKDPLSTPTRFDPTTTTGTTISYNISKDSMVTVSIYDYDNNLIRNVATNISQLQGNNFVIWDGKNNNGNYVYPGAYIFKLIAADSDGVIGPEIAGAAQVYY; from the coding sequence TACAGCAACAATTCCAATTGTTGTTACTTCTAACAAGGTAACACCTGCCGCAGGAGACTGGCTTGGGATACGATTCTACAACCATGCAACTTCAGAGAGCATCCTTGACTATGTAACAGTTGACTATGGAGGGTCTCCCTATGCAAACATATACATCAACAACAGTTCACCAACCATAAAGAACTCTATCATAAGATATAGTCCAGCCCGCGGTATATACTCAGTTGGTGATTCTGCTCTAATACTTTTAAATTCCACACTCTCAAACAATGGAACAGACGGGGTTTATATGGTAAGCACAGGCGATCTAACTATTACAGGTTCAACCATTTCAAACAATGGAGGTTACGGAGTTTATGTAGTAGGCGGAGGGAACAGGAGTATAAGTTTTAGCACAATTAAAGATAATACCAACTATGCAATGTATTCAGAATCACCTATTTTAAAAGTGAATCACTGTAATATTACCGGTAATGGCAATGGTATTTATAGCCTCGCTGGATTAGTAGCAGATACACGTTCTAACTGGTGGGGAAGTTCTATAGGTCCTGGCACACTTGTAAGTTCTGGGGTGAATTTTGAGCCTTGGCTTGGTACAACTTATACTCATCCTTTTTACAATAAAGATCTGTCTGCAACGCTTCAAGAATTTAGCCCCTTAAATAATTCAGTTGGATACACATTCTCAATATCTGAGAATTCTACTTGGAATTTTTACATAAAGAATTCAGTAGGAACCATCATAAGAACCTTTTCCGGCTCTGGCACGTCAGGAGCAGTTACATGGGATGGAAAAGATAATAATGGAGTAATTGTGTCTGATGGCACTTACACTTATCAATTATCATCTACAAGCATAGGTGATAGTTCCCAATCAGCGCCTTTTATAGGAGATGTGGTAGTTAAGGAAGGATTACCAAAAGCAGAAATTACCTTCCCGGTAAACGGTCAATTTATTACTGGTACTACCGCCCTTAATATTCAAGGTATGGCTACTGATACTGATTTTAATAACTATAAGGTAGAGTATGGTTTTGGCACATCGCCAACAACATGGACACTAATAATTAACTCTGCAAATCCAGTTGACCCTGCAGGTACTCTTGCTATATGGGATACATCAAATTTATCGGGTACATATTACACCATCAGGCTTTCCGTAACAGATAGTGCAGGGAATACTGCAACTGCCTCTGTAGAAGTCAAACTCTTTAATATTTACACCACTTGGATTTCTAATCCCTACTTTTCACCCAATGAAGATGGTTCTAAAGACACAACCACGATAGGCGCTTTAATGAATTATTCATCCAATTGGACAGTGGACATAAAGAATTCAGGCGGCACAGTAATTAGAACTTTAGCTGGGATAGGGACTTCAATATCAGCCATATGGGATGGTAAAGATACAGCCGGAGTTGTACAGCCGGAGGGTGAATATTCTTATACAATTACTGCAATAGAAATAACTTCAGGTACAACTACCACAAAAGAGAGCGCCAGTAACATCACCATAGACCTGACTCCACCAATTGCCCAGATTACTTACCCTATAGCAGATCAGGAAGTTTATGAGACGGTAACTATAACAGGCACAGCCTCTGATGCTAATAATGAATATCATAATCTCTATTATGGTACAGGCACAAATCCAAGCTCATACACCCTTATTGCATCTTTCACAGTTAATGTTACTAATGGAATACTTTGGCCATGGAATACCCACACGCTGACTAACGGTATTTATATTTTAAAACTCCTTGTAATGGATAAGGCTGGTAACAATGTAGCGGTATTGATACCTGTAACTGTCAACAATGCTGATGTAAGCAATTTTGCCGCATCTGTAAGTTTTAATCCTTCATCAAACCAGTCAAGCGCTATCGGCTATACTCTTGCAAGGGGAGGGTCTGTCACAATCAGAGTGGGCACATATGCTGCTTCCTTCAGGACTCTAATAGAAAACGTCAAAAGACCCGCAGGTGAAAATACTGATTACTGGGATGGAAGAAATTCCCTTGGAGACCTTCTGCCAGCAGGGAGTTATTTAATTACAATAAACTCAGCTACAGACCCTGAACCAATGCCTGTGACAGCGCCGAGAATCAAAGACCCACTGTCAACACCCACAAGATTTGACCCAACAACTACTACCGGTACAACAATTTCTTACAATATAAGCAAAGACTCAATGGTTACTGTAAGCATATATGATTATGATAACAATCTTATACGAAATGTAGCAACCAACATTTCACAGTTACAGGGCAATAATTTTGTAATCTGGGATGGTAAAAATAACAACGGTAATTATGTCTATCCGGGCGCATATATATTTAAGCTAATTGCCGCTGACTCCGATGGAGTCATAGGACCGGAAATAGCAGGCGCAGCACAAGTATATTATTGA